From Pongo pygmaeus isolate AG05252 chromosome 22, NHGRI_mPonPyg2-v2.0_pri, whole genome shotgun sequence, one genomic window encodes:
- the FAM3B gene encoding protein FAM3B isoform X3: MAGAPWRHLFPAHEGRSPRLAPVPKRQKCDHWTPCPSDTYAYRLLSGGGRNKYAKICFEDNLLMGEQLGNVARGINIAIVNYVTGNVTATRCFDMYEGDNSGPMTKFIQSAPPKSLLFMVTYDDGSTRLNNDAKNAIEALGSKEIRNMKFRSSWVFIAAKGLELPSKIQREKINHSDAKNNRYSGWPAEIQIEGCIPKDPS, encoded by the exons CCCCAGTCCCCAAAAGGCAAAAATGTGATCACTGGACTCCCTGCCCATCTGACACCTATGCCTACAGGTTACTCAGCGGAGGTGGCAGAAACAAGTACGCTAAAATCTGCTTTGAGGATAACCT GCTTATGGGAGAACAGCTGGGAAATGTTGCCAGAGGAATAAACATTGCCATTGTCAACT atgtAACTGGGAATGTGACAGCAACACGATGTTTTGATATGTATGAAGGCG ATAACTCTGGACCGATGACAAAGTTTATTCAGAGTGCTCCTCCAAAATCCCTGCTCTTCATGGTGACCTATGACGACGGAAGCACAAG ACTGAATAACGATGCCAAGAATGCCATAGAAGCACTTGGAAGTAAAGAAATCAGGAACATGAAATTCAGGTCTAGCTGGGTATTTATTGCAGCAAAAGGCTTGGAACTCCCTTCCAAAATTCAGAGAGAAAAG ATCAACCACTCTGATGCTAAGAACAACAGATATTCTGGCTGGCCTGCAGAGATCCAGATAGAAGGCTGCATACCCAAAGATCCAAGCTGA
- the FAM3B gene encoding protein FAM3B isoform X4 — translation MRPLAGAPVPKRQKCDHWTPCPSDTYAYRLLSGGGRNKYAKICFEDNLLMGEQLGNVARGINIAIVNYVTGNVTATRCFDMYEGDNSGPMTKFIQSAPPKSLLFMVTYDDGSTRLNNDAKNAIEALGSKEIRNMKFRSSWVFIAAKGLELPSKIQREKINHSDAKNNRYSGWPAEIQIEGCIPKDPS, via the exons CCCCAGTCCCCAAAAGGCAAAAATGTGATCACTGGACTCCCTGCCCATCTGACACCTATGCCTACAGGTTACTCAGCGGAGGTGGCAGAAACAAGTACGCTAAAATCTGCTTTGAGGATAACCT GCTTATGGGAGAACAGCTGGGAAATGTTGCCAGAGGAATAAACATTGCCATTGTCAACT atgtAACTGGGAATGTGACAGCAACACGATGTTTTGATATGTATGAAGGCG ATAACTCTGGACCGATGACAAAGTTTATTCAGAGTGCTCCTCCAAAATCCCTGCTCTTCATGGTGACCTATGACGACGGAAGCACAAG ACTGAATAACGATGCCAAGAATGCCATAGAAGCACTTGGAAGTAAAGAAATCAGGAACATGAAATTCAGGTCTAGCTGGGTATTTATTGCAGCAAAAGGCTTGGAACTCCCTTCCAAAATTCAGAGAGAAAAG ATCAACCACTCTGATGCTAAGAACAACAGATATTCTGGCTGGCCTGCAGAGATCCAGATAGAAGGCTGCATACCCAAAGATCCAAGCTGA